gcgggactcgaaccccagacccaccggagagcaggactgtggtccaacccactgcgccactgcgccacttcaaatgaactgaatagtaaaaaaagaaaaaaaaaagaaaaaaaactgcagagaaaCTACAGCATTATGGAATCAGTGCCCATTTTGTCAACACTTTGCTATGAATTTATGGAACTCCTGTTTGATACACCCAAATACAATGTGGTAGAAGTGCCTGTCCGGTGCCATAAGGTCAGTGACAATCTCAGTGTGGTTCATCTTGGGCAGCAAATAGAGGGACACCTTCGCAGAGAGGGACGTGAGAGCCTCAGAGAACTGGACTGAAGACTCTACAGGAACAACGATGTCATCTGTTCCGTGGAGCAAGCCGAAAGGAGGAAGTCTACAAAATTCACAAGAACAAAGGTTGCTGGTCTCATGTCTAATTCATTTTTAGCAATCTTGTCACACTGTGTCTTCAAATTGGGCACAATCACAGAAAGTATTAGAAATGCATCATACCTTTTCAGAGCACCCTCATTAAGTTTCCCTAAGAAAGTTCTAGGTGAGTAAATATCAAATTTATCCATTCCTCCCATGGCTCTGTGCATTGTGGACACATACTCAATTCCTCGAATTTTTTCGTGCTGGTAATGGTCCACGACATCATACACTCCACTCAGTCCTTGAAGACATTCATagaaacacattcattttgagTTAAGTTGAACTGGTGATatgtgttattttaaattgtattgcaGTAATACAATTGATGCCTTTACCTATAACCCCTTTGATGGAACAGGTAATTTCCTTCTGTGTTTCTGCCtctattgccagctcatcaACACCCTCCACCAGAAAGAGAGTGGTCAATGCACACAGATGAGCACCTGCTGAATGGCCAATCATTACAATACTGCcctaaataaaaggaaagataGCAAATAAAGGGAAAGACTGAAGaacaaaatttcagaaaattccATATGTACAATTCAGCCACTGTCAACATAAatacattacagaaaaaatactgtaatgaggggggggggaaaaaaaaaaaaaaaccaatcatTGTACTAAAATGTCACTGTTCATATGACTTACTGTGTCAATATTGAACATATGCCCATTGTTTCTCAGCCAAACCAGGCAGTCAGCAACATCTTGAACCATACTTAAAACATTTccctaggaaaaaaaaacataagaattTACAGCTCATT
Above is a genomic segment from Scleropages formosus chromosome 17, fSclFor1.1, whole genome shotgun sequence containing:
- the LOC108938508 gene encoding probable isoprenylcysteine alpha-carbonyl methylesterase ICMEL2, translated to MIGSKYHVSLPLAAGAIFIAIPYSISLLTQWVYGWPNYPGYRKYIEALKPRRIYYVTRAVLETLKYLQYGKLYFQWKLWYKNVDNHKHYEKGISFGRHGNKLDLYYSPKMDRSSNTLSSVVVFVYGGAWGSGERSTYCLLALQMAKELNATVVCPDYSIYPKGNVLSMVQDVADCLVWLRNNGHMFNIDTGSIVMIGHSAGAHLCALTTLFLVEGVDELAIEAETQKEITCSIKGVIGLSGVYDVVDHYQHEKIRGIEYVSTMHRAMGGMDKFDIYSPRTFLGKLNEGALKRLPPFGLLHGTDDIVVPVESSVQFSEALTSLSAKVSLYLLPKMNHTEIVTDLMAPDRHFYHIVFGCIKQEFHKFIAKC